The Burkholderia mallei ATCC 23344 genome has a window encoding:
- the pilS gene encoding type 4a pilus major pilin PilS: protein MKPLAAHPAYRHEPAFCRRHRRERGASLLESIAYLGVAAIVIVGAIALLGSAFSSANTNRLAEELNAIQTGTKKLYMGQVNNYGNADLNANLIAARVFPSTLPTGNNNTVSNAWGGNVTVTGAGRTFTVQYTNVPRDVCINTLTAGGNWQTVAIGGNAPINYPVSPTNATANCADAATIVWTSN from the coding sequence ATGAAACCACTCGCCGCCCATCCCGCCTATCGACACGAGCCGGCGTTCTGCCGGCGCCACCGCCGCGAGCGCGGCGCGTCGCTGCTCGAGAGCATCGCGTATCTCGGCGTCGCGGCGATCGTGATCGTCGGCGCGATCGCGCTGCTCGGCTCGGCGTTCTCGAGCGCGAACACGAACCGGCTCGCCGAGGAGCTGAACGCGATCCAGACGGGGACGAAAAAGCTGTATATGGGGCAGGTGAACAACTATGGGAACGCCGACCTGAACGCGAATCTCATCGCGGCGCGGGTGTTTCCGAGCACGCTGCCCACCGGCAACAACAACACGGTATCGAATGCTTGGGGAGGCAACGTCACGGTGACGGGGGCCGGCCGGACCTTCACGGTCCAGTACACGAACGTTCCGCGCGACGTCTGCATCAATACGCTGACCGCCGGCGGCAACTGGCAGACCGTTGCGATCGGCGGAAATGCGCCGATCAACTACCCGGTTTCGCCCACCAATGCGACCGCGAACTGCGCGGACGCCGCCACGATCGTCTGGACGTCGAACTGA
- a CDS encoding type II secretion system F family protein, giving the protein MALELNRRWAKLCLNADERLRVYRKIAKMLGNGLPLLKVLEELEWRASREGRKPREPLAIVLSDWRLAVQNGGMLSEAMDAWVPATEQMIVAAGEQAGRIEDALASVADIVQSSRKIRRAVTGGVAYPVGLVVMVIGYLYLFGTHVIPKFALIADPAHWRGAARSLYLMSLFVQGWMLVVVAALAAALVALAWSLPRWRGPLRIYADRVPPYSIYRLIAGSGFLIAFSALQASGVTVEKALLKIGSVAGPWLRERIDDTLVGVKSGLNAGEALLNAGYQFPSREIVEDLCIYAEYGGFDAALKMLADEWLEEGVARITAQMRVLNGVAIVVLALLIGWLVTGFFGIQQEIAAMTRAMH; this is encoded by the coding sequence ATGGCACTTGAGCTGAACCGCCGCTGGGCGAAGCTCTGCCTGAACGCCGACGAGCGGCTGCGCGTCTACCGGAAGATCGCGAAGATGCTCGGCAACGGGCTGCCGTTGCTGAAGGTGCTCGAGGAGCTCGAGTGGCGTGCGTCGCGCGAAGGCCGCAAGCCGCGCGAGCCGCTCGCGATCGTGCTGTCCGACTGGCGCCTCGCGGTGCAGAACGGCGGGATGCTGTCCGAGGCGATGGACGCGTGGGTGCCCGCCACCGAGCAGATGATCGTCGCGGCGGGCGAGCAGGCCGGGCGCATCGAGGACGCGCTCGCGTCGGTGGCCGACATCGTGCAGTCGAGCCGCAAGATCCGCCGCGCCGTCACGGGCGGCGTCGCGTATCCGGTCGGGCTCGTCGTGATGGTGATCGGCTATCTGTACCTGTTCGGCACGCACGTGATCCCGAAATTCGCGCTGATCGCCGATCCGGCGCACTGGCGCGGCGCCGCGCGCTCGCTGTATCTGATGTCGCTGTTCGTGCAGGGCTGGATGCTCGTCGTCGTCGCGGCGCTCGCGGCGGCGCTCGTCGCGCTCGCGTGGTCGCTGCCGCGCTGGCGCGGGCCGCTGCGCATCTACGCGGACCGCGTGCCGCCTTATTCGATCTACCGGCTCATCGCGGGCAGCGGCTTTCTGATCGCGTTCTCGGCGCTGCAGGCGTCGGGCGTCACCGTCGAGAAGGCGCTGCTGAAGATCGGCTCGGTCGCGGGGCCGTGGCTGCGCGAGCGAATCGACGACACGCTCGTCGGCGTGAAGTCGGGCCTGAACGCCGGCGAGGCGCTGCTCAACGCCGGCTATCAGTTTCCGTCGCGCGAGATCGTCGAGGATCTGTGCATCTATGCCGAATACGGCGGCTTCGACGCCGCGCTCAAGATGCTCGCCGACGAATGGCTCGAGGAGGGCGTCGCGCGGATCACCGCGCAGATGCGCGTGCTCAACGGCGTCGCGATCGTCGTGCTCGCGCTGCTGATCGGCTGGCTCGTGACGGGCTTCTTCGGCATCCAGCAGGAAATCGCCGCAATGACGCGCGCGATGCATTGA
- the pilM gene encoding type IV pilus biogenesis protein PilM, whose amino-acid sequence MYALAAALAFASLAAVYAALQGPAAVPALQPARAAQALADNLAVYRQAALDYARAHPGTRGAVPNARLAFPAWYPGADPLWRNYVENGTVVAYAASAPPVNIAGEVATLAEGSLLAGVAYRGAVVRPGRADPNAPASGVPLPAGLAIADGLPVWMGQAY is encoded by the coding sequence ATGTACGCGTTAGCCGCCGCACTGGCCTTCGCCTCGCTCGCCGCCGTCTACGCGGCGCTGCAGGGCCCGGCCGCCGTTCCCGCGCTGCAACCGGCGCGCGCCGCGCAGGCGCTCGCCGACAATCTCGCCGTCTATCGCCAGGCGGCGCTCGACTACGCGCGCGCGCATCCGGGCACGCGCGGCGCGGTGCCGAACGCGCGGCTCGCGTTTCCCGCGTGGTATCCGGGCGCGGACCCGCTCTGGCGCAACTACGTCGAGAACGGCACCGTCGTCGCGTATGCGGCGTCCGCGCCGCCCGTGAACATCGCGGGCGAGGTCGCGACGCTCGCCGAAGGCTCGCTGCTCGCGGGCGTCGCGTATCGCGGCGCGGTCGTGCGCCCCGGTCGGGCGGATCCGAACGCGCCCGCGAGCGGCGTGCCGCTGCCCGCGGGGCTCGCGATCGCCGACGGCCTGCCGGTCTGGATGGGGCAGGCGTACTGA